A genomic window from Flavobacterium johnsoniae includes:
- a CDS encoding YqaE/Pmp3 family membrane protein has product MMTLIAIFFPFVSFFLRGKILTSIICLILQITLIGWIPAAIWAVISLQNARADKRNEKLIKAMKTGLKVKNISFM; this is encoded by the coding sequence ATGATGACCTTAATTGCCATTTTCTTTCCGTTTGTTTCTTTCTTTTTGAGAGGAAAAATATTAACTTCGATTATTTGTCTCATTTTGCAAATCACTCTGATTGGCTGGATTCCAGCAGCAATTTGGGCTGTTATTTCTTTACAGAATGCGAGAGCAGATAAACGCAATGAGAAACTAATAAAAGCGATGAAAACAGGTCTTAAAGTAAAAAATATTAGTTTCATGTAG
- a CDS encoding DUF6157 family protein, producing the protein MKVHTTNYFDTFIEAAEDTKADRGIKPPSKDKKTVAEMQYELIAKNPYKYSSDDILFLVFAVRNDLAESEYKKAKEQFFSKGQACLRASPLTKTYGFGIHNDNNGKIALYGLETNEYQNYLTDDKIKKVKAMRSSK; encoded by the coding sequence ATGAAAGTACACACCACAAACTATTTCGACACTTTTATAGAAGCTGCTGAAGATACCAAAGCAGATCGTGGAATAAAACCACCAAGCAAAGACAAAAAAACGGTTGCAGAAATGCAATACGAATTAATAGCCAAAAATCCATACAAATACTCTTCTGATGATATTCTGTTTCTGGTATTTGCTGTTCGAAATGATCTAGCAGAAAGTGAATACAAAAAAGCAAAAGAACAATTTTTCTCAAAAGGGCAAGCCTGTCTTCGCGCCTCGCCTCTCACAAAAACCTATGGGTTTGGAATTCACAATGACAATAATGGAAAAATAGCTTTGTACGGATTGGAAACAAATGAATATCAAAATTACTTGACTGATGACAAAATAAAAAAAGTGAAAGCAATGAGATCAAGTAAATAA
- a CDS encoding DUF3592 domain-containing protein, whose protein sequence is MLFNKKYVPIFFAIFFILFVAISFYNILICLLLLGFLFLIYSIAGFIFLDNIHKNGIESIGKIVSYKSDEEGHKTPTIEYQTTDGKNFRGEPFIHASSDLDKLEAYQQNINTKIAILYSAKSPENFVIKERKSNSVILILFIFIGLALIGYSVISLIGKNDLYQKIISALRF, encoded by the coding sequence ATGTTATTTAATAAAAAATACGTACCCATTTTTTTTGCCATTTTCTTTATTCTTTTCGTGGCTATAAGCTTTTATAATATCTTAATTTGTTTATTATTACTTGGGTTTTTGTTTTTAATTTATTCAATTGCGGGTTTTATCTTCTTAGATAATATCCATAAAAACGGAATCGAAAGTATTGGAAAAATCGTGTCGTACAAATCAGATGAAGAAGGACATAAAACTCCTACTATTGAATACCAAACTACAGATGGAAAGAATTTTAGAGGAGAGCCTTTTATACATGCATCATCTGATTTAGATAAACTTGAAGCTTATCAGCAAAATATAAACACCAAAATCGCAATCCTTTACAGCGCCAAAAGTCCTGAAAATTTTGTAATAAAAGAAAGAAAATCAAACAGCGTTATTTTGATTCTGTTTATTTTTATTGGTTTGGCTCTTATTGGCTATTCAGTAATAAGTCTGATTGGAAAAAATGACTTATATCAGAAAATCATTTCAGCACTAAGATTTTAA
- a CDS encoding GreA/GreB family elongation factor — MSQNIILTTGTYDLIKDHVRRKKVTVQEEELLLNQLKNASQVLRKNLPEDIVSINRRITYKDHANNEEKTILLVGPEKAKVSKNKISVLSDEGIAMIGYKVGDLVEWPAKKGNLKLEILKVEEEV, encoded by the coding sequence ATGTCACAAAATATTATTTTAACAACAGGAACATACGATTTAATTAAAGATCATGTAAGAAGAAAAAAAGTAACTGTACAAGAAGAAGAATTATTATTAAATCAATTAAAAAATGCTTCTCAAGTATTAAGAAAAAATCTGCCAGAAGATATCGTTTCGATAAACCGAAGAATCACTTATAAAGACCACGCAAATAACGAAGAGAAAACCATTCTTCTTGTTGGTCCTGAAAAAGCAAAAGTGAGTAAAAATAAAATTTCGGTTCTTTCTGATGAAGGAATTGCAATGATTGGTTACAAAGTAGGAGATCTTGTAGAATGGCCTGCTAAAAAAGGAAACCTAAAATTAGAGATTTTAAAAGTAGAAGAGGAAGTTTAA
- a CDS encoding SRPBCC family protein, translating to MENFDWTSFTKKIAVKAKLSDIYDSWTKANALEKWFLEKVTFFDSDQKLRSKDESVSAGNTYEWLWYLYDDAMKGKIISANGKDHLQFTFEGTCLVDINLSENNGYTLIELRHHNIPTDDFSKQYIRLGCSNGWHFYLTNLKSVYEGGLDLRNKDSNLNPMINN from the coding sequence ATGGAAAACTTCGACTGGACTTCTTTCACCAAAAAAATAGCTGTAAAAGCTAAACTTTCTGATATTTACGATTCTTGGACAAAAGCTAATGCATTAGAAAAATGGTTTCTAGAGAAAGTAACTTTTTTCGATTCTGACCAAAAACTTAGAAGTAAAGACGAAAGCGTTTCTGCAGGAAATACATATGAATGGCTTTGGTATTTATATGATGATGCTATGAAAGGAAAAATTATTTCGGCAAACGGAAAAGATCATTTACAATTTACCTTTGAAGGAACTTGTCTGGTTGATATCAATTTGAGTGAAAATAATGGCTATACTTTGATAGAACTTCGTCATCATAATATTCCAACAGATGATTTTTCTAAACAATATATTAGATTAGGCTGTTCAAACGGTTGGCATTTTTATCTCACTAATCTAAAATCGGTTTACGAAGGTGGATTGGATTTAAGAAATAAAGACAGTAATTTGAATCCGATGATAAATAATTAA
- a CDS encoding type IA DNA topoisomerase gives MKVCIAEKPSVAREIASVLGANTKHDGYYEGNGYAVTYTFGHLCTLKEPNDYKPHWKSWDLNNLPMLPEKFETKVVQNSGIQKQFKIIKSLFDKADVVINCGDAGQEGELIQRWVMNEANYKGEIQRLWISSLTTEAIKEGFENLKPSTNYDNLFYAGFSRAIGDWLLGMNATRLYTVKHGGYKQVLSIGRVQTPTLAMVVDRFREIENFKPQPYWELQTLYRDTLFSYEEGRFLKKEDGEILAEKVKESDFEIVSVDKKNGNEYAPKLFDLTGLQVYCNQKFGFSAEETLKIAQTLYEQKVITYPRVDTTFLPGDIYPKVPGILQKLTNYAELTQPILEKKIKKSPKVFNDKKVTDHHAIIPTGVQNNLAYNQQQVYDIITRRFIAVFYDDCLVANTTVIGKAADVTFKATGKEILKKGFRVVFEDPNAKEKEPDLLPSFVVGEKGPHEPSFLQKETKPPNQFTEATLLRAMETAGKQVDDEDLRELMKENGIGRPSTRANIIETLFKRQYIVRNKKQVLPTLTGIQLIDTIQNELVKSAELTGTWEKQLKDIEKGTFTAAAFIRNMKSMVEALVYEVRSETKHANISHAATIQKPVIKAEKKKASGISAETCPKCQKGNILKGKSAFGCSEYKSGCDFVLPFVFYGKKITESQYLRLIQKGSTVNIKGFKTDSGTVEGLIRFEENYKLKLEPKKTENKATATESSDTLVCPKCKKGTILKGKTAYGCAEYKSGCDFKVTFDDVRAKLGDQKPTKELVYSILKESV, from the coding sequence ATGAAGGTCTGTATTGCCGAGAAACCAAGTGTAGCACGTGAAATCGCATCTGTTTTAGGTGCTAATACCAAACACGATGGCTATTATGAAGGCAACGGTTATGCAGTAACTTACACTTTCGGGCATTTGTGCACCTTAAAAGAACCAAACGATTACAAACCGCATTGGAAAAGCTGGGATTTGAACAATCTTCCGATGCTTCCTGAAAAATTTGAAACAAAAGTGGTTCAGAATTCTGGAATTCAAAAACAGTTTAAAATCATAAAAAGTCTTTTTGACAAAGCCGATGTAGTCATAAACTGCGGGGATGCTGGACAGGAAGGAGAATTGATTCAGCGTTGGGTGATGAACGAGGCGAATTATAAAGGTGAAATTCAGCGATTATGGATTTCGTCTCTTACAACTGAAGCCATAAAAGAAGGTTTTGAAAACTTAAAACCATCTACCAATTACGATAATTTATTTTACGCCGGATTTTCGAGAGCCATTGGCGATTGGCTTTTGGGTATGAATGCTACACGTTTGTATACCGTAAAACATGGTGGTTACAAACAAGTTTTGTCAATCGGACGCGTGCAAACGCCAACATTGGCAATGGTTGTAGATCGTTTTAGAGAAATCGAAAATTTTAAACCTCAACCCTATTGGGAATTGCAGACTTTATACAGAGATACACTTTTTAGTTATGAAGAAGGTCGTTTCTTGAAAAAAGAAGATGGAGAAATCTTAGCCGAAAAAGTTAAAGAAAGCGATTTTGAAATTGTTTCTGTCGACAAAAAAAACGGAAATGAATATGCGCCAAAACTCTTTGACTTAACAGGTTTACAGGTTTATTGCAACCAAAAATTTGGATTTTCGGCAGAAGAAACGCTGAAAATTGCACAGACTTTGTACGAACAAAAAGTGATTACATATCCGAGAGTTGATACGACTTTTTTACCTGGAGATATTTACCCAAAAGTGCCTGGAATTTTGCAGAAATTAACCAATTATGCAGAATTGACACAACCAATTTTAGAGAAAAAAATCAAAAAATCGCCAAAGGTTTTCAATGATAAAAAAGTAACCGATCACCATGCGATTATTCCAACTGGAGTTCAAAATAATTTAGCATACAATCAGCAGCAGGTTTACGATATAATTACAAGGCGTTTTATTGCTGTTTTTTATGATGATTGTTTGGTTGCGAATACCACAGTAATTGGAAAAGCTGCCGATGTAACTTTTAAAGCTACAGGAAAAGAAATCTTGAAAAAAGGTTTTCGAGTTGTTTTTGAAGATCCGAACGCGAAAGAAAAAGAACCCGATTTATTGCCGAGTTTTGTTGTTGGCGAAAAAGGTCCGCACGAGCCTTCTTTCCTTCAAAAAGAAACCAAACCACCTAATCAGTTTACAGAAGCGACTTTATTGCGTGCAATGGAAACTGCTGGAAAACAGGTCGACGACGAAGATTTACGCGAACTGATGAAAGAAAACGGAATCGGTCGTCCGTCTACGCGTGCTAATATTATCGAAACGCTTTTTAAACGCCAGTATATTGTTCGAAATAAAAAACAGGTTTTACCGACTTTAACAGGAATTCAATTGATTGATACGATTCAGAATGAATTGGTTAAATCGGCTGAACTTACCGGAACTTGGGAAAAACAATTGAAAGATATTGAAAAAGGTACTTTTACCGCAGCAGCATTCATTCGAAATATGAAAAGCATGGTGGAAGCTTTAGTTTATGAAGTTAGAAGCGAAACCAAACACGCCAATATTTCGCATGCCGCAACGATTCAGAAACCTGTGATAAAAGCAGAAAAAAAGAAAGCTTCTGGAATTTCAGCAGAAACGTGTCCGAAATGTCAAAAAGGAAATATTCTCAAAGGAAAATCAGCTTTTGGATGCAGCGAATACAAATCGGGTTGTGATTTTGTTTTACCATTTGTTTTTTATGGCAAAAAAATCACAGAAAGCCAATATTTACGATTGATTCAAAAAGGTTCGACTGTAAACATAAAAGGTTTTAAAACCGATTCTGGAACTGTTGAGGGATTAATTCGTTTTGAGGAAAATTACAAACTGAAATTAGAGCCAAAAAAAACAGAAAATAAAGCTACAGCCACAGAAAGTTCCGATACTTTGGTTTGTCCGAAATGTAAAAAAGGAACAATTCTAAAAGGAAAAACGGCTTACGGTTGTGCAGAATACAAATCGGGTTGCGATTTTAAAGTAACTTTTGATGACGTTCGTGCAAAACTCGGAGATCAAAAACCTACGAAAGAATTGGTTTATTCTATTTTAAAGGAAAGCGTTTAA
- a CDS encoding DUF6265 family protein, translating into MFQRITLIALTIAFVSCQKKETVEKDKIKKADWLIGNWENTTPDGVLSENWQKLNDSTFSAVSYFIKGKDTIHSESIILAQLGETLTYKATVKGQNDDKPVFFPSTSETEQQLVFENPKHDYPQKITYTKGANNSLTAEISGNLNGKPSSEKFVMTKK; encoded by the coding sequence ATGTTTCAAAGAATTACTCTTATCGCACTTACAATAGCTTTTGTTTCTTGCCAAAAAAAAGAAACTGTTGAAAAAGATAAAATCAAAAAAGCCGACTGGTTAATCGGAAACTGGGAAAATACAACACCAGACGGAGTTTTATCTGAAAACTGGCAAAAACTAAATGATAGTACTTTTAGTGCGGTTTCTTATTTTATAAAAGGAAAAGACACCATTCATTCTGAAAGTATTATTCTAGCGCAGTTAGGAGAAACTTTGACTTATAAAGCAACCGTAAAAGGTCAAAATGATGACAAACCTGTATTTTTTCCATCAACTTCTGAAACGGAACAGCAATTGGTTTTCGAAAATCCGAAACATGATTATCCTCAAAAAATCACGTACACAAAAGGCGCAAATAATTCTTTGACAGCTGAGATTTCTGGAAATTTGAACGGAAAACCTAGTTCTGAGAAATTTGTTATGACGAAGAAGTAA